The nucleotide window GGGCATTAAAATCTACTTTTGCCACCCTTATCATTCATGGGAAAAGGGCACAGTGGAAAACACGAATAAAATCATTCGGAAAGATATTCCTAAAGGCAGTGATATTTCAAAATACAGTAAAGCTTTCATTCAAAGGCTTGAAGAAAAACTCAATCGTAGACCGCTCAAGTGTTTGAATTATCTCACCCCAAAAGAAGCTCTTTTGGTGCACCGCGAAATCACAAAACTCAAAAAATCCTAATCCATTAAGTGTTCGGATTCAGCCCGTCCAGTGCCTCCAAGACTCATGCGAATAAGATAACATTTTCACACAAAATGTCAATAGTAGGGGTAGCGAACACAGGATTGGTTACTTTCTCATTACCATTCATGCAACGCTAAAAAGGCCGAGTGAATTCCAAGGCTACAGCAGCTTTGAAGTACTCAGTAAACCTGATTGTGGCTCCCGACAGCAAGCATCTCCACAAGTACATAATCTCCATCAACTTTAAAAACGATTCGCAAATCAAAGCCAACTGAAAGAGCTCGCTTTCCAGTCAACTTCCCCTTCAATGCGTGGTTTTTAAGTTCAGGTGTTTTGGGGTCACGGGCAAAGACACGAATGGTTCCATCCACCGACAACCTTTTGCTCTGATTCAGTTTTGCGTACTGTTTGGTGAACGATTTTTTGAAAACAATCTTCATTATGCCGCTCGCTTAGATTCTTTGTGTAAGAAAGCGATGGCATCGTTAGCGCCCTCAAACGCTTCAGAACATTCTTCATTTTCTGCAGCTAGAACAGCCTCCTCAAAAGCAGGAGTAAACCCATTCTCAGTGATGGCCATTTGTGAGCCAACCGTTATTTTCCCATCGGCGTAGTCATTTAGGAGAAGGCGGGTGATGAAGGAGATATTCATCCGATCCTTCTTAGCTCGTTTAGCAGCTCTATTCTTGGTTGCAGTATCGATCGAAATGGTAGAATAAGTAGACATATGAATATTTGTAGAAATTCTACAAGAATTATAGCTTTTGACCTGTTTAGTGTCAAGAATAACCACCCTTTTGGTGATCATTATTGCAGGGCGCATTGATTTATGGTTGAATAGCCTTCCCTATTAGAAAATATAGAAGATTTTAAACCACAACTTGATTCAGAAGAACATAAGAGACGTCGAGTGCCTCAGCTGAGCCGAAGAGGTCTTGTGTGGGGTCTCGCCGCACTAGCGGCCGCAGGGTTAGTGGAAGGCTGTAAAGCAAAGGAAGTGGATAAAAAGGAAGTAGGTAAAAAAGTGGGTGAGGCGGAAATCAAAGGTCAAAAAGTAGAAGTCCACGAAACCACTTTGCCTGGAATGGACAAACCCATTTTCTACCTTGTAAAAAACGGTTACTCCAAAGATTTATCGAAAGAAGATCATGAAGGTATACAAGCCCTGATGCAGAGCTGGAAAAAAAACTTTGGTTCTGAGGTCGGTACGCCCAATCCAGCGGAGGATTACAAAGACAATTGTCACTTTGTTACCTTTAAAAAGTCAGGGGTGCAGGGCTTGCCCAGTCATGCCTGGCTTGCGCGGCTTTCACCAAAAGAGAATGTACAAAAATACAATGAACATTACGGAGATCCAGTGTTGTTGATATTGAATCAGTTCTTTGAAGAGCAGAAAGGTGACATTATCATACCTGCTAATCAAGGTATGCCCCCTAAAGTATTCAGTACGGCGATTCAAACAGAATTAAAAAAACAACTCACTGAGGAGCCGGACCTTCTTGAGGCTGGAGATGTAGCGGTTTTTTGGATTAAAAGCCCAGATACAGGCTTAGATGACGCCTTCCATTCTGGTGTGATTGAAAAAGTCAATGGAGAACTGCATCTCATCTCAAAACTAGGTGAGCTCCCTACGGCCCCCCTCCCTCTATGGTACGTACTCTGGTTTTATCTAGAGAGTGGTAAGCTACCTGATATGAAAATCAAGATGTACAAAAAGAAGCCAGCTCAAGGTGCATCGGAGTTGAAGTAAATATTAATTTAGCCTCACACGTTAAAGTATGAAACAAATTCTATTGCCTGTACTCTTTATTTTCTTACTTGGGTGTTCATCCGGTGAAGAGAGGGTGATTTCAGTAACTCCTGAAAGTAAGCAAGAGGAGGTAGCAGAAACCACTCAAAACCCAGCCTCACTCAAAATCCGTGAAGATTATCTTGAATGTTTTTCAGGAAAAATGTGCGAGAACTTGGACGAAGCCAAACTTAGCCCGGAAATGAAAGTGGTTTTAAAACCAGAAGTTCAGGGTTCTATCAATCAAGTATACCTGGAATTCTCTCAGAATAATGGGAAGTCAACCGTTGCCCCACTATTGATAAACGGAGGTATTTTAACCAGCAATCATGCAATAATTTACTACACAGATGCTACGTACATCATTGTGGACTCTGGAGAGTATCTGACTTTTCAAACCACTCCATTCTATTTTTATAATGGAATCGAATGGAACAGACTTCCCATTGAGGGGAAAATTGAAGAGGTGCTTTATAAGGAAGAGCCCACATTCAATGAGGCTTGGTGGGTTGGTCCAGAAGATGTATCAGGTGAAAACCCAGATAGCATAGACCTCTCAGTAAGTTGGAACCCCACTCCAGAAACTGCTCCGGTCTCAATAAATGTGAGTTTTAATGTAAAGACCTACGAAGTAAAAATCACGGATAGGCACACGTATTAAACCTTCCCAATAGTAAACTAAAATGCAGGCAACATTGAAAAGGCCGGGTGCGAAGCCTAAGACAGTTCCTGTAAGCGGACGCCCAGTGTTTTGATGTCATACCCTGGTGGGATAAAGTTTGTTTTGCAGCGTACTGAACCCTGTGAAACCTGAGTTCTTTGAAAGGGCACTTGTATAACAGTAATCCCGAACTTATCAGATAGTTCTTCAAAGACGGGTTGATGCGTTCTGCCCTGCCCCGTTAAAACGAAGATCTCTCCATGTGCATTTGTCAAAACGATTGAGTTTGTTGGAAGTTCAGAGCTGCCAGTTCTCGCCGTTTCAAAAACCTCAAGATGCTCCATTTTTGCTATTTGAGCCACCGCCTTACTATTCATAGACCTATATAGAGGGTCAACTACCCAAACGTCTTTTTCCGGGATGAGTAACATATCAAGGTCTAGGTGGTCTCTCTGAAAAGGTCTAGGTACAAAGTGTACCCTAGACACGTCGTATAGTTCTTTCAGCCGTGATGTCGTGTCATCTGCATCCAAACCTACTATTCTAGGAA belongs to Candidatus Peregrinibacteria bacterium and includes:
- a CDS encoding IS30 family transposase, with translation MTTDNDILFQKHKELEKLLGIKIYFCHPYHSWEKGTVENTNKIIRKDIPKGSDISKYSKAFIQRLEEKLNRRPLKCLNYLTPKEALLVHREITKLKKS
- a CDS encoding type II toxin-antitoxin system mRNA interferase toxin, RelE/StbE family, which gives rise to MKIVFKKSFTKQYAKLNQSKRLSVDGTIRVFARDPKTPELKNHALKGKLTGKRALSVGFDLRIVFKVDGDYVLVEMLAVGSHNQVY